The Alphaproteobacteria bacterium nucleotide sequence TGCTGGATCGTCAGGCAATGGCCAAGCTGTAAAAATCTGTAATAACATGATGTTAGCTATTCAAATGCTTTCTGTTGCTGAAGGTTTTGCTTTGGCAGAAAAATTGGGTGTATCAACCAAAACTTTATTTGATGTAAGTGCCCATGCATCAGGTCAATGTTGGTCCTTAACCAGCTATTGTCCAGAACCCGAATTAGTACCAACTGCACCATCAAATCATAATTTTGAACCTGGTTTTACAGCCAATATGATGTATAAAGATTTAAGATTGGCAACACAAGCAGCTCAATCAAATCTTGCTGCTATTCCTTTGGGGGCGGAAGCTACATCTCTTTATGCGCTTTTTTGTAATAATGGAAATGGTATGAAAGATTTTTCTGCAATTATTCAAATGATTAAAGGTAAAAATAACATTAATCCATAGAAGTTGATTGGATATAAACGACTTGGTTTTCGTTATTTATAACGGCAAAAAAAACTTCGTTATTATAAGAACATTTTTTGTTGAGTGTTACAGTAGTATGTTGTGGGATATATCCTAATTTTGTGCTTCCAATGACAGGTGTTTGATACATCATTATTCTTTTTTGTGCCGTTAAAGTTTGATTATACGGTTCACACTTATAAGAAGAAAGTAATAACAAATTTTCAGAATCAGATGAATTTGTTGCAGCAACATTTTGTGAATTGGATGGTTGGTTTTTTGTTTCATTTAGTTTATCCTTTGCCTTGGGCAAAGTATTTTCTTGATCAACAGGGGATGCTGATGCAACGGGTTCTGATTTAACCGAAGATATCTCATTTATAGATGGGGAATTATTTTGATCAGCAGGAGAATGAGCAATATCCGGTGCGTTTTCTATAAGTGCTTTAGAATTTATTTCTTTTGTCTCTAGGACAGGAGGAGAATTATTTTCTGATGTTACTGTTTCCTGTTCTGTTTTGATCATTGTTACAATAGATTGATTTTCAGATGCAGCAGATTTTGGATTTTCTGTTGGTACAGCAATTTCTTGGACGGTAGAATGGGTAATTTCTAATGTTGGCTTATTTATTTCTGGTACAGTTTTTTGTTCGTTAGTTTTTTCTGACACTTCACCATTACGATCTGTTGAATTTGATGCCAATTTTTTATTATCAGAACCCGTTTCTTGCTTTTGATCAGTAACTATAAGATTATTTTTTATGGGTGCAAATGTACTTTCTTCAATATTTTTAGCTTCTAATGTTTTTGAGGAAGCAGGCTTTATATCGACAGATATTTTATTAGTTTCAGCTGTGATACTGTTTGATACAATGGGTTCTTTTGGTATGGGTTTTTTTTCCATTGATAAGGGAGATTCATGTTCAAGGACCATAGTATTCGATTTTACTAGAAGCTTGTTATAATTTTTTAAAGCTGGTTCATACCCATAGATAGAAGCTTGCCTGTACCAGTATAAAGCTGAAATTAAATCTTTTTTACCCCCTTTACCTTGTTCATAATAAAGACCCAAAGCATATTGGGCAGGTGTATAATTATGATAGGCAGCTTTTTGATACCAAAAACGGGCCTGACTATAATCTTTTGCTTGCCCTTTACCCTGCTCATAAAGAAGAGCTAGGTTATATTGTCCCCAAAGATCTTCTTGTTCTGCTGATAATTTATACCAAGAAAATGCCTCTTGAAAATTTTTTTCCGTTCCCAACCCATTTTCATAAAAATAACCAAGAGCTCTCTGGGCTGTTTTGTCACCTAATTGGGCATATTTTTTAAATTCAATAAAAGCTTGCTTATAATCTTGTTGATAAGTAAAGGCCCAAGCTTCTTTAAGAGAAGCACAAGCATCTTGTATAAAGCCGGACAATATAGTAATAAAAATTATGAGAATAAAACAACGCATAAATATATTTAATTTTTAATAATAGATAA carries:
- a CDS encoding SEL1-like repeat protein; this encodes MRCFILIIFITILSGFIQDACASLKEAWAFTYQQDYKQAFIEFKKYAQLGDKTAQRALGYFYENGLGTEKNFQEAFSWYKLSAEQEDLWGQYNLALLYEQGKGQAKDYSQARFWYQKAAYHNYTPAQYALGLYYEQGKGGKKDLISALYWYRQASIYGYEPALKNYNKLLVKSNTMVLEHESPLSMEKKPIPKEPIVSNSITAETNKISVDIKPASSKTLEAKNIEESTFAPIKNNLIVTDQKQETGSDNKKLASNSTDRNGEVSEKTNEQKTVPEINKPTLEITHSTVQEIAVPTENPKSAASENQSIVTMIKTEQETVTSENNSPPVLETKEINSKALIENAPDIAHSPADQNNSPSINEISSVKSEPVASASPVDQENTLPKAKDKLNETKNQPSNSQNVAATNSSDSENLLLLSSYKCEPYNQTLTAQKRIMMYQTPVIGSTKLGYIPQHTTVTLNKKCSYNNEVFFAVINNENQVVYIQSTSMD